One window of Flavobacterium dauae genomic DNA carries:
- a CDS encoding DUF4254 domain-containing protein, protein MFAEFAFPVFEKSIQDYHQFDDVNQPVNNPYEKGSIEHLLYAKNWVDTVQWHYEDIIRDPQIDPVAALVLKRKIDASNQVRTDMVEYIDSYFLDKYKNVQVKPNAKINTESPAWAMDRLSILALKIYHMHEEATRTDASDDHKAKCQAKLNVLLEQKQDMFTSISQLITDIENGDKFMKVYKQMKMYNDEELNPVLYQNKK, encoded by the coding sequence ATGTTTGCAGAATTTGCTTTTCCTGTTTTTGAAAAAAGTATTCAAGATTATCACCAGTTTGATGATGTAAATCAACCAGTAAACAACCCGTACGAAAAAGGTTCTATTGAACATTTACTGTATGCAAAAAACTGGGTTGATACCGTACAATGGCACTATGAAGACATTATCCGCGATCCGCAGATTGATCCGGTTGCTGCTTTAGTTTTAAAACGTAAAATTGACGCATCAAACCAGGTTAGAACCGATATGGTGGAATACATTGACAGTTATTTTTTAGATAAATACAAAAACGTTCAGGTGAAGCCAAACGCAAAAATTAATACCGAAAGTCCGGCGTGGGCAATGGATCGTTTATCAATTTTGGCACTAAAAATTTATCATATGCACGAAGAAGCAACCCGCACAGATGCTTCGGATGATCACAAAGCTAAATGCCAGGCAAAATTAAACGTTTTGTTAGAACAAAAACAAGATATGTTTACATCGATCAGCCAACTGATTACAGATATTGAAAACGGTGATAAATTTATGAAAGTGTATAAACAAATGAAAATGTATAACGACGAAGAGTTAAATCCGGTGTTATATCAAAATAAAAAATAG
- a CDS encoding glycosyltransferase family 9 protein — MKHVLVIRLSAMGDVAMTVPVIKALLQENANVKVTVVSRPFFKPFFDEIDRVDFFGVDLQKRHKGFLGIYRLYKDLKKLKIDFVADFHNVLRSKILRTFFKLSGTKTAFTNKGRAEKKALTRAENKVFKPVKSMVNRHIETLKQLGFRVDVSKITFPKKVELSQGVLKITTEKSNNKWIGIAPFAQYKTKVYPADLMKEVIKKLAEKPSHKIFLFGGKNELQQLVDLKQHLENVILVPEHFNFNQELQFIPHLNIMLSMDSGNAHIAAMYGVPVITLWGNTHPFAGFVPFNQPLDNSLTPDLEKYPLLPTSVYGNKIIPGYEDVMRTIAPEKVVDKINDLLEIHLC, encoded by the coding sequence ATGAAGCATGTTTTAGTTATACGGTTATCGGCAATGGGCGATGTAGCAATGACCGTTCCGGTAATCAAAGCTTTGCTACAGGAAAATGCTAATGTGAAAGTAACCGTGGTTTCTCGACCTTTTTTCAAACCTTTTTTTGATGAGATTGACCGGGTAGATTTTTTTGGCGTTGATTTGCAAAAACGTCATAAAGGTTTTTTAGGAATTTATCGATTATATAAAGATCTTAAAAAACTAAAAATAGATTTTGTTGCCGATTTTCACAATGTACTTCGTTCAAAAATTTTACGGACATTTTTTAAACTATCTGGCACAAAAACAGCTTTTACCAACAAGGGCAGGGCAGAAAAAAAAGCATTAACCCGTGCAGAAAACAAAGTTTTTAAACCTGTAAAATCAATGGTCAATCGACATATTGAAACTTTAAAACAATTAGGTTTTAGGGTTGATGTATCTAAAATTACCTTTCCTAAAAAAGTTGAGTTATCCCAAGGTGTTTTAAAAATCACGACAGAAAAATCAAACAACAAATGGATAGGCATCGCACCTTTTGCACAATACAAAACCAAAGTGTATCCGGCAGATTTAATGAAAGAAGTTATTAAAAAATTGGCGGAAAAACCATCGCATAAAATTTTTCTGTTTGGCGGAAAGAATGAGTTACAACAATTAGTAGATCTAAAACAACATCTCGAAAACGTTATATTAGTTCCCGAACACTTTAACTTTAACCAAGAATTACAATTTATTCCGCATTTAAACATAATGCTTTCAATGGATTCGGGCAATGCACATATTGCGGCTATGTATGGCGTACCGGTAATTACCTTGTGGGGTAATACCCATCCGTTTGCGGGTTTTGTACCGTTTAATCAACCTTTAGATAACAGTTTAACTCCCGATTTAGAAAAATATCCTTTGCTGCCAACTTCGGTTTACGGAAATAAAATCATACCGGGTTATGAAGACGTAATGCGAACCATTGCACCTGAAAAAGTGGTTGATAAGATAAATGATTTGTTGGAAATACACTTATGTTAA